Genomic segment of Gigantopelta aegis isolate Gae_Host chromosome 10, Gae_host_genome, whole genome shotgun sequence:
TTGGACACTAAATCAATGCAGTATTTATTTATGGAGGCGTCAATTaattcaatatattattttattttccttttggTATTATCAAGATGTCATTGTATATCCTTAACATTGCTAAATTTTTGTATCGTGGAAATCAGTTTTCAACGTGGAAGAGTACAGACTTTACGGGTTCTTGAGATTTTAATTCACGCTGTGGAAAGTTGGGTTTGAGAGAGAATGTCTGAATAAATGAACTAAATGACTATGGAATATTAATGGACGGATAGTGGATTGAAAATAGAAAGAATGCCCTCGGTTACTGAATAGGAGCAGGCTGTAGTTCTGTGCTAGTGTTATTAGGTAGTACAATGGTTTGTAGGTTTGATTACTTGATTTACTGGGAAGTGggtgtctccccccccccccccccccccccccccccccatgtcaactgcctcatgactggtacatcagaagtcgtatataaaatatcccttgctataaAAGCAGCctctatctgtatgtctgtctgtttctctctctctcactttatctatctatctcgtttcttctttctctctctctctctctctctctctctctctctctctctgatggATGGAGGGAGAAGAGATGTggtggatggagagagagagagacagagagacagagagacacacatagagagagagaatgaaggGAAGATGACAGCCAGCGAGAAAGACAGTCGGTGGGTGAATGAACAACGTTTACCTTTATTGAATATGTATAGTTACGTATTTTGTATCTGTTTTTAACCTTTAACCATGTACTAACGTAACGGTTATCGGTACATTTGTAATGTAAGCCGTCTGATTATTACAGATGATAACCTGCAGCATTCCTCCATGTCAGTCGTCTTGTATGAACTCTGATGACTGTACGAGCTTTCCTTATTAACAAAAGGACAGCGACCCTGCAAGGCTGAGCTATAATTATATACTACAAATATCGCTGGCGGTCACGGTCGGTGAACAGCCAGGTAACCCGAGTAGAGTTCTAGCGGCGATAGCTGTCACGGACGGAATTCCAGACCACAGGGGTGGACAGCATGTGTCACCTTTGTCACCAAATATATTGAACAGAGACGCTTTAGACGACTGGCTAGCTTGTATGTAAGAAATTGTTACCGGCTTGTGTTTACCTGTGCACAAGTCGGTTTTACCTGGTTTGTAAACATAGCACTGACACGTGGATCGTTTTTAGTTCATCTGATGATTTATTGCTGATATTCTTTGTACCATACAATTCGAAGTTTACTTTAAATAGATGTTCACAAGTTTGTAAACGCGTTTTGTGACTAGAACAGGTGTATATACGAACTGAACTGTTGTATCGTTCAAACCGTTAACAGATCTGTATCGTCTCAGAACTTGCAGACTGTTGAAACTGGaatttatgttgtgtgtgtgtgttgttgttgttgttgttacagaAGAAGATCATTTTTACACACGGTTGCCCAAGTGACTTAAGAAGAAACGCATGTTCGGGAAGTATGCGTAGATAGGCTAACTGAAGCCTTAAAGCCTAAGAGCAGCTTTAAATGCTTTAACTGCAGGTAAAAAGTCCAAACTGAAATATAAAGAACCTAATTGCGGTTAAAATTAAGTATTTGATTTTGTCCGGACTACTGTTTTACAATGTGAGATCTCATTTGGACTACTAATAGCAATGATAAAAGGATCTACGGCAGCTCGCTCAGTGTAATATAGTATTCACTGTCGAGCACTCGTCTACCTCAAGTGACTCCCCGAATGCAGCGTTTCAGCGCACACGAGGATTGCGGCAAGAGATGCGTTAAGAAGAACATTCCAGACATTTGGTGTCAATCGTGTGTGTTTATTGCTTGTTTCCATTAATGACTGCCAGTGCACGAACAGAACCCATTACATTGTTATGTGGCTTGTGCTTAGAATAATCCCAACGGCTCATGGCATTTGTCTCTATTGTTTTAGAAGAGTCTTGACATACACACGAATAGATGCTAACATTACAGAGTACAGAACAGGGGACTGTTTACCACCGAGGTCGCAGCGACATGTCGAGTGTCATAACCTTCCAGTTAAAGAGCGACTTGAGGTCATGATTGTTTAAATACTTTGTCGTCATAATGGAAAACAAGGTTGTCTCGTATAAATCTTCAAACTACACGACTTTAGTAGGTTTGCTCTGAGAGGATTTCCTGCAAAGGCTTCGGGTGCTAACAATATGGCTTTTACGAAAACAGCTCGTCATTCAACCAGCGACAAATTGCGCTGCACAGCCTGTGGTGAGACATTAAGAACGCCAAGACTGTTGCCCTGTCTTCATTCGTTTTGTTCTGACTGTATTTCCCGCTTTAAAACGTACCCGATGAACAGTGAAGCTCAGCTGAAGGACATGTCTGAAGGTAGAGCCGTATCGGCCGACATGAGCGAAGATATGTCGTCATTCGACTCTGCAGACGACCTGAAAGCGGGAGACAGATTTGGCGGGAAATCAAGAATGATTCTGTGTCCCGACTGTCTGAGGGAGGTGCAGATAGCGACAGACGTGAAGGAGTTGCCCATAAACTTTGTTCTTCAAAGGAAGCTCAAAGAGGAAGCGTTTCAACGAAAGAACCACTGCATCGTTACAGTGTGCGACTCGTGTGGTGAAACGAACGATTATGCGACCGTCAGGTGTGACGAATGTTCGGAAAACCTGTGTTACATGTGCGAGCAGTCCCACCGTCGCCAGAAACGATCCAAGAACCACAGACTGGTGCAAATGTCGGCGAGTGTCGTGGCCATGGACGAAAAACGCGATTCGCTTAGAATACTTCGCTGTTCCAAACATTCAAAAGACGAattggatttgttttgttcCGACTGCGATGACACCATATGCCGACGGTGCTCCGAGACCCTCCATAGCGGTCACCACTGCAGTCCCATCACGTCCGATCTCTTTCGTCAAAAGATGGATGAACTGCAAAGGCTTATTCAGGATGTTGTTCCCAAAGTCAGTTCCGTTGACGTCCGCCTGAAAAACGTTGGAAGCGTGAAGGATAAAATAAGGACTAGAGCGAAACAATTAGAGAGTGAAGTGAATAGGTTTATGGACAGTTACGTCCAGGCGATAGAGAAACAGCGCCAGGTTCTTGTAGACCAGATTCAGGATATCGTTCAGGATAAAGAGCGATGTCTGAACGTTAGCGAGCTTCATCTCAAGGACATAAAGGGGGAGGTCGGAGAGACGTGTAGGCTCGTCTCGGATCTCGTTGACAGTGGTTCAGATCTGGAGATTCTGACGGTGAAGAAGCTGATAACCGGACGACTGAATCACCTGAACAGCCTTACCCTGCAGACGAACGGTGACGTCAGCGAGTACATGAAGTTCTGTCCAGAGGAGAAGAGCAATGTCATCAACAACTTCCAGATGTTTGGAAAGATCGTGTCCAAGCAGGCGTCCGCTGCTTATTCTGTCATCACGGGGGCCGGTAAATATCTTGATATTTAATGAATATTGCAATCCATCTTCCTGCTTGTCTTGAGCAGTCGGTCTAGCTAGGCTAGATCCtagtggtatgtattatcctgtctgtgggatgatgcatatttaagacccttgctgctaatcgaaaaagccTATCTGGGACAGAACTCTCCGATAAAGTCATaggttgtgcccatgacagacgTGCTTAAAGAGTTTTCTGATGAAatcatgccaaaaattacccagtCCAAAAGAGTAGTCCGTGGTTCTCCTATCTAATTACTtctgtggtccttcaccatgtgtcaaacgccatataaccataattaaaatatgttgagtgcgtcgttaagtaaaacatttgttaattcctTTTTTGGACTTACTTACCTATAACTTATAGACTATAAGatagtaaattttaaattagTCTCTTTCATTTCAAATACTATTTAAAACTGGTTTGCGCCACACTATTCTAGGTTAGTTAGCcatctccatctctctctctctctctctctctctctctctctctctctctctctctctctctctctctctctctctctctctctctctctctctctctctctctctctctctctctctctctctggagaCTGGAAGTGATATTAGTAGTAAAAGTGATGTCTCAAACATTCGCATTCCCAGCATGAACTATTCTTTCCTTCGCTGAACCCAATACTGTATTTTGTTGCATCGCGTTTAAGGACAAATTGAAAGTGATATATTTAGAACAACCGATCACATCAGCTCCACGTTTGTGTGCACTAAACTCGTATTACAGCCCACAATAACGTAATTCCCAGACCTGCCAGTGCGTGCTATTCCTGGAAGTCTCCTTGTCAAATTGACGTACTACTCCATAGTAACTGtttatctttttttctgttGCTAACACTAATTTGTTTGAACCTTCCTTGGCTACGTCAGCCATATGCTCATTTTCTTCACGTCTTCTGACACCTTGGTAGATTATTGTTTTACAGTTTTTACTTAAAAGTCTTTGCGCATGCTGCGATCGCATATCTTAGGATTGCCTGTCAGGATAAATATACACCTCTCGACAACAGCTACTAATCATGGTGATTAGTAG
This window contains:
- the LOC121384165 gene encoding tripartite motif-containing protein 45-like — its product is MAFTKTARHSTSDKLRCTACGETLRTPRLLPCLHSFCSDCISRFKTYPMNSEAQLKDMSEGRAVSADMSEDMSSFDSADDLKAGDRFGGKSRMILCPDCLREVQIATDVKELPINFVLQRKLKEEAFQRKNHCIVTVCDSCGETNDYATVRCDECSENLCYMCEQSHRRQKRSKNHRLVQMSASVVAMDEKRDSLRILRCSKHSKDELDLFCSDCDDTICRRCSETLHSGHHCSPITSDLFRQKMDELQRLIQDVVPKVSSVDVRLKNVGSVKDKIRTRAKQLESEVNRFMDSYVQAIEKQRQVLVDQIQDIVQDKERCLNVSELHLKDIKGEVGETCRLVSDLVDSGSDLEILTVKKLITGRLNHLNSLTLQTNGDVSEYMKFCPEEKSNVINNFQMFGKIVSKQASAAYSVITGAGLLTARLAHKSQMLLTVRDADDIPYTACDVSVRAWLIYQNDSLRSIPVSIADHKDGTYLLSFTPVQKGTHYLHVAVNGQPIKDSPSKFSVQAKWNDHRGVWQCCTFCQTGGRKDVHCGCKSLMPGGFLGCGHGHSTYPGGPHWSCCGKMVQNSECSTVGRASPVRQVTL